The DNA region TATTGATCCTTCACTTATGAGACCAAAGCTTGCCTGGTCCATCGGAGATGACGAAGAGGATAGTGAACAGAAGATAATTACTCCTTATGATGATTTGTGGAAGCTAGATGAGAAAGAGAAGAGGGACACAAATCAAACAAAGAAGAAGCAATTTCCTCCACAACCTGAAAAGGACTTATTATTATTTATCGAAACCTACAGTAGGGAACTAGCTGATTGGCAACGTGATATTTTGACAATGATGCGTGAAGAGATGCTGTATTTCTGGCCCCAACTGGAAACAAAAATCATGAACGAAGGCTGGGCTTCGTATTGGCATCAACGGATATTAAGAGAAATGGATTTAACTAGCGGTGAGGCTATTGAGTTTGCAAAATTAAATGCAGGAGTTGTGCAGCCGTCTAAAACAGGTATTAATCCTTATTACCTTGGCATCAAAATATTTGAGGATATTGAGGAACGTTACAACAACCCAACGGATGAAATGGTACAAAGAGGGGTGATTCCTGGTTCTGGCCGTGAGAAAATGTTTGAGGTTCGAGAAGTGGAGTCGGATATTTCGTTCCTGCGAAATTATTTAAATAAGGATCTTGTCATGCGCGAGGACATGTATCTTTTCCAAAAACAAGGCCGGGATTATAAAATTGTCGACAAACAATGGAAGCAGGTTCGAGATCAATTAGTTAATATGCGGGTAAATGGAGGCTTCCCATACATTACCGTCAATGACGGTGACTACCTGAAAAATGGTGAACTCTACTTAAAGCACTGGTATGAGGATGTAGAATTAGATGTTAAATACCTTGAAAAGGTTCTGCCATATGTCCAACAACTATGGGGAAGACCTGTTCATATCGAAACGCTAATCGAAGAAAGAAGAATGCTGTTTACGTACGATGGTAAAAGCGTTCATCGGAAGTATTTATAAAATAAAGGCAGCTATTAGTACAAAAAACGCTGAAATCTCAGCGTTTTTTTATGCTTAGTTGTTGAGTAGGATAAAGTTCCCCAAAGGCTATGCCTTTGAAACACCTATTATTTTCCGGAAATTTTTTCTACTTTAGTTTATTATATTCATTTTTAATCTCTTTAATTGTATTTTCAATTTGCTCTCCCCACTTGCTTTCATGTTGTACTCCTTACTAAAATTTTTATTTTAAATTGTAATGCAATATTAATTTCCTTTCAATTAAGTTGCTTTAAAGGATTCCTAATATAAAAAACCAGAGCGGTAATCACCTCTTCTGGTTCTTAACTTCATTCTTATTTTTTCTCAGCAAGCCATGAAGCAACAGCTGCAGCATCATCTCCTGTAAGAATTCCCGCAGGCATATTGCCTTTTCCATTTTCAATAATTCCTAAAATTTCATCTTTTGAATACGTAGAACCAACCTTATTCAAATCTGGGGCGCCGCCACTAACTAAATCTCCACCATGGCATGAAGAACAGCTTTGCTTATATAGGGCTTCTCCTTCAGCTACATCAGTAGTTTGCTTTTGCTCATCACCAGCCTGTTCCTCAGTAGTGGCATTTTCTTGTTCTGCTTCATCAGCTCCGCCTCCACAAGCTGACAAAAAGCTAAGAAAGACAACACAAACTACACCATAAATCATCTTTTTCATATAAATCACCTCCATAGATATAGGATTTCAATTTTTGGAAGTAATATTCGAATCTAACTTTAGTGAAGAGAAAAAAGAGTTTCTCTGAAAAAGAAAAACTATTTTTGTGTCATATTTGTTTGTACTTCCTTTAGAAAGTTCGAAACAATGTAGTTAGGTACTTAGTTAAATGGATGACGAAGAGGTGCACTATGCAACTCCTTTTTTTTTTGGAATATTTTTGAATATTTCACTATATCGCTACTTTCACATTTGGAAGGAATCCATCTATCATGAGCGAAAACATAAAAAGGGTGGCTCTTCGTCTTAAACCGATGAGCCACCTTGAATGATCGTTTTATTTATTTTTCTTTTTCACCATCGTGGCTATCATCCATTATTCCTTTTGTTGATTGTTTAAATTCTCTTAGTGTTGAGCCAAATGCTCTTCCGATTTCTGGTAACTTGGAAGGACCAAAAATA from Neobacillus sp. FSL H8-0543 includes:
- a CDS encoding SpoVR family protein — its product is MNGEDHKALEYAISEITEIASGFGLDFYPMRYEICPAEIIYTFGAYGMPTRFSHWSFGKQFHKMKLHYDLGLSKIYELVINSNPCYAFLLDSNTLIQNKLIVAHVLAHCDFFKNNIRFQNTKRDMVESMAATAERIHQYEIQYGKKEVETFLDAVLAIDEHIDPSLMRPKLAWSIGDDEEDSEQKIITPYDDLWKLDEKEKRDTNQTKKKQFPPQPEKDLLLFIETYSRELADWQRDILTMMREEMLYFWPQLETKIMNEGWASYWHQRILREMDLTSGEAIEFAKLNAGVVQPSKTGINPYYLGIKIFEDIEERYNNPTDEMVQRGVIPGSGREKMFEVREVESDISFLRNYLNKDLVMREDMYLFQKQGRDYKIVDKQWKQVRDQLVNMRVNGGFPYITVNDGDYLKNGELYLKHWYEDVELDVKYLEKVLPYVQQLWGRPVHIETLIEERRMLFTYDGKSVHRKYL
- the cccB gene encoding cytochrome c551, producing MKKMIYGVVCVVFLSFLSACGGGADEAEQENATTEEQAGDEQKQTTDVAEGEALYKQSCSSCHGGDLVSGGAPDLNKVGSTYSKDEILGIIENGKGNMPAGILTGDDAAAVASWLAEKK
- a CDS encoding twin-arginine translocase TatA/TatE family subunit, producing the protein MLQNIGIPGLILIVMLALIIFGPSKLPEIGRAFGSTLREFKQSTKGIMDDSHDGEKEK